The Watersipora subatra chromosome 1, tzWatSuba1.1, whole genome shotgun sequence genome has a window encoding:
- the LOC137399979 gene encoding B9 domain-containing protein 1-like, with amino-acid sequence MAIVGNTNSVFLVMLGGQIETAEFPEFDDIYCKYCFTYGQDWVITTGLEEGFTQAAKRSTYDNQTFVWNFPLDVTFKSTNPYGWPQLVLSVYGLDLFGKGVVRGYGVCHLPTTPGRHTRRIPMFVPESTSKFQKFIGWIIGRRPEYVDQKVIAQGEGREVTRVRSQGYVTVTFNIITKDMKKLGYDCTPSDVANPQSAETAGLSVPVTPRTMGMGDTT; translated from the exons ATGGCTATCGTGGGAAACACAAACTCGGTTTTCCTAGTAATGCTCGGAGGGCAAATCGAAACAGCAGAG TTTCCTGAATTTGATGATATTTACTGCAAGTACTGCTTTACCTATGGACAAGACTGGGTGATCACTACG GGTCTTGAAGAAGGATTTACTCAAGCAGCAAAAAGAAGCACCTACGATAACCAAACATTTGTTTGGAATTTTCCCCTCGATGTAACATTCAAGAGCACAAATCCATATGGCT GGCCTCAGCTGGTGCTCAGTGTTTATGGGTTAGATCTGTTTGGAAAAGGAGTGGTTAGAGGATATGGTGTCTGTCATCTACCAACCACTCCAGGAAG GCACACACGCCGGATACCCATGTTTGTACCAGAGTCGACTTCCAAATTTCAAAAGTTTATCGGTTGGATAATTGGACGACGTCCTGAATATGTGGATCAGAAGGTCATTGCCCAAGGGGAAGGAAGAGAAG TTACTAGAGTGAGGTCGCAGGGCTATGTCACCGTCACATTTAACATTATAACAAAAGACATGAAAAAACTAGGCTATGATTGTACACCATCAGACGTAGCTAACCCACAATCCGCTGAGACTGCAGGGCTGTCTGTCCCTGTAACCCCCCGCACTATGGGTATGGGTGACACGACCTGA
- the LOC137403395 gene encoding protein Loquacious-like, giving the protein MADLQKLLKGKTPVSLLQEICSKKKLTASYSILANEGPVHEPVFVMRAQAGEFQGTGKGSSKKKAKHNAASQLLCNMHGIEYENEEETPASAANPDPSESNEISNGHSHSQETPMSSGVYKGDGQNNPIGELQEYTQKNLLRPPLYEFISEQGPPHAREFVCTVKLVIFKKIYQETAVGKSKKVAKRAAASKLLQSVQHWPTDVKTVAVDEEEDELPLSMSSQQSELKGKNIPVLSAEGGKLANEFYEKLRLNNKLPGRPLAMQALHQTDLNSGVTDCAQLLADLAKGKKFDVRYLELSAKTYSGQYQCLVQLSTQPIAVCYGTGLTMTDARTCAAHNALQYLKVMTAED; this is encoded by the exons ATGGCTGACCTTCAAAAGTTGCTCAAGGGAAAGACACCTGTAAGTCTTCTACAAGAGATCTGTTCAAAGAAAAAGCTCACAGCTTCCTATTCTATTCTTGCCAATGAAGGTCCAGTTCATGAGCCAGTATTTGTGATGAGGGCGCAAGCAGGAGAGTTTCAAG GAACGGGGAAGGGCTCTAGCAAAAAGAAGGCCAAGCACAATGCTGCCTCCCAGCTGCTGTGCAACATGCATGGTATCGAATATGAAAATGAAGAGGAAACACCTGCTTCTGCTGCCAATCCTGACCCTAGCGAATCGAATGAGATTTCTAATGGTCACTCTCATTCACA GGAAACGCCGATGAGCTCAGGCGTCTATAAAGGGGATGGACAAAACAAtccaataggagaactgcaggAGTATACGCAGAAGAATCTCCTTCGCCCTCCTCTGTATGAGTTCATTAGTGAGCAAGGACCTCCTCACGCTCGGGAATTTGTTTGCACTGTCAAGCTCGTTATCTTCAAGAAAATATATCAGGAAACAG CGGTGGGCAAGTCGAAGAAGGTCGCGAAAAGGGCAGCCGCTTCCAAATTGCTTCAATCAGTGCAGCACTGGCCAACTGATGTGAAGACTGTCGCAGTGGATGAAGAAGAAGATGAGTTGCCATTG TCGATGAGCTCCCAGCAGTCAGAGCTGAAAGGAAAGAACATACCGGTTCTCTCAGCAGAAGGGGGAAAACTTGCAAATGAATTCTATGAAAAACTGAGACTCAACAACAAAT TACCTGGGAGGCCCCTGGCAATGCAGGCGCTACACCAGACGGACTTGAACTCTGGTGTTACTGACTGCGCTCAACTCCTCGCTGACTTGGCCAAGGGGAAGAAGTTTGACGTGAGGTACCTGGAACTGAGTGCCAAAACATATTCAG GTCAATATCAATGCCTGGTTCAACTCTCAACTCAACCAATTGCGGTCTGTTATGGCACAGGTCTTACAATGACGGACGCACGCACTTGCGCCGCCCACAACGCTCTCCAGTATCTTAAGGTCATGACAGCTGAAGACTAG